The segment CCGGTGTGCGTGCGCACCGCGCCGCTCTTGGCGAGCGCCAGCGAGACGTCGCCGGAACCGGTGCGGACGGTGTTCATCTTGCCGGCGAGGCCGCGGGCGTCGATGTTGCCGGAGCCGGTGCGCGCGTCGAGGTCTCCGGCGACCTCGGCGATCGTCATGTCGCCGGAGCCGGCCTGCACCTTGACGGCGCCGGAGGCCTCGGTGATGCCGACGCTGCCCGAGCCGGTCCGCAGGTCCACGGTGGACACACCGCTCAGGGAGAGGTCGCCCGAGCCGAGCTCGCCGCTGATGGCGACCCCCTTAGGGGCCACGATCTCGTAGTCGATGGTGCAGAAGCGGCCGCACTCGGTGTCGAGCTGGAGCGTCGTCCCGTTGACCTGGTACGACGTGGCCGGCTCGTCACCCCTATACCGCACGACGCGCCGGATGTCGACCTGCTGCGCGTCGCTCGTGCTGATCGTGACGTCGCCGGCGCCAGGCTTGATGACGATCTCCTTGACCGCCACCTTCTCGGTGTTGCTGTAGTCCAGGCGGGTCTGTGCGACGTCGTCGCAGCCAACCAGGCCGGCCACGGCGACGACGCCGAGCACCGCGAGCAGCTTTCGTGGATCCATGATGAGCACGCTACGGGTGGGCGACCCCGGGACACATCCGGAGCGGTCACCGAGAGGACCCTGAGCACCTGGTAGGGGAGAATGGGCCGATGCCCGGATACCGCCGCCCGCTGTACCGCGACGATGCGGTGGTGCTGCGCGTGCAGAAACTGGGCGAATCGGACCGGATCATCACGCTGCTGACCCGCCGGCACGGCCGGGTGCGCGCGGTGGCCCGGGGGGTGCGGCGGACCACGTCGCGCTTCGGTGCCCGGCTGGAGCCGTTTGGTCACATCGACCTCCAGCTCGCCGAGGGCCGTCGCTGCACACGGTGAGCCAGGTGGAGGGCATCGAGCTGTACGGCAAGCGGTTCCTCGACGACTACCCTCGGTACACCACGGCGAGTGCCGTCGTCGAAACCGCCGAGCGGCTCACGCCCGTGGAGCAGGAGCCGTCGCTGCGGCTCTTCCTGCTCACGCTCGGCGCCCTGCGCGCGCTGGCCGAGGGTGCGCACGCGAGCACGCTTGTCCTCGACGCCTACCTGCTGCGGAGCATGGGCGTCGCCGGGTGGGCGCCCGCACTGGCCGAGTGCGCGGTGTGCGGCACGCCGGGGCGGCACGGCGCGTTCTCGGTGCCCGCCGGGGTTGTGTCTGCCCGGACTGCCGGCCGCCTGGGGCGGCGCATCCGGCGCCGGCCACGATCGACCTGATGTCCGCCCTCACGTCGGGTGACTGGCGGGTGGCCGACGGCGCGGAGACGGCCAGCCGCCGCGAGTGCAGCGGGCTGGTGGCGGCGCATTTGCAGTGGCACCTTGAGCGCGCGCTACGCTCGCTGCCGCTGGTCGATAGGGGATAAAGCCGTGGTTCGAACACTTCGCCGCCGGCAGCCGATGGCGCCGACGCCGCATCCGTCCGGTGCGCGCCCGCCCGCGCTGCCCAAGGAGAGCCTGCCGCGTCACATCGCGATCGTGATGGACGGCAACGGGCGGTGGGCCAAGGAGCGCGGCCTGGCCCGGACAAAGGGGCACGAACAGGGCGAGTATTCCCTCTTCGACACGATCGAGGGCGCGATCGAGCTGGGCATCCCGTACCTGTCGGCGTACGCGTTCTCGACCGAAAACTGGCGCCGCTCGCCGGAAGAGATCCGGTTCCTGATGGGCTTCAACCGCGACGTGATCCGCCGCCGCCGCGACCAGCTCGTCGACCTCGGCGTGCGGGTGGTGTGGTCGGGGCGGACCGGCCGGCTGTGGAAGAGCGTGATCTCCGAGCTCGTCACCGCCGAGGAGATGTCCCGCGGCAACTCGACGCTGACACTCCAGTTCTGTGTCAACTACGGCGGCCAGGCCGAGATCGCCGACGCCGCCGCCGCGATCGCGCGTGACGTCGCCGCGGGCAAGCTCTCACCCGACAAGGTGAACGAGAAGCTGATCGCGCGGTACCTCTACCACCCCGAGGTGCCCGAGGTCGACCTCTTCCTGCGCCCCTCGGGTGAGCAGCGCACGTCAAACTTCCTGCTGTGGCAGTCGGCGTACGCGGAGATGGTCTTCCTGGACACGCTCTGGCCCGACTTCGACCGGCGCCACCTGTGGTACGCCTGCGAGCTCTACGCCCAGCGCGACCGCCGCTTCGGCGGCGCCCTGCCCAACCCGGTGGCGCCTACCTGAGCCGGCCCGCGGCGTTGAGCACCGCGAGCGCGTCCGCCGTGATCCACTCATTGGCGCGGCGGGCGTCGGTGCCACCCCAGTCGAGCGGATCGCCGGCCTTGGTGGCGAACGCCTTCTCCGCCGGCCAGCCACCGTCCGGCAGGCGCTTGGACTCCAGCAGGTCGAGGGCGTCAGCGCACCGGGGGTCGCCGATCGTGCCCGCCTCGACCATCCCGACCAGGCCGCCGAGCACGTCATAGTGCCAGTACAGCGGGTGGTGCAGCCGCGCGAAGTCGGGGTGGATCAGCGCGCCGGTCGAACGCCGCCACGCGAGCCGGCGCGCCAGGAACACCTCGGCGGCCCGGCTGGCGGCGGCCGCGTCGTGGCTCACCAGCCCGCGCATCGGCAGCAGCGTCTCCATGAACGACGAGCTTTGCGCGGTGGGGTTGCGGTCACAGTTCCAGCCGCCGTCCGGCCACTGCCACTTGACCAGCCGCTCGGTGAGCGTGCGCGCGTCGCCGTCGTCGAGGATGCCGAGCGCGGTGAGGTAGCGCAGGGCGTTGCCCTGTTGGGAGGCGCATCGGCGGTACCGCCCCTGGATGAGCGGCACGTCGACGTCTCGCAGCCAGCGGCGCAGGACCTGGTCGCGCAAGGGGTGCAGCGCCTCGTCGCCGGGTGGGTAGCCGAGGTCGGCGAGGGAGGCGAGCACCCAGTGGGCGCCGCGCCATTTGGCGTACACCTGCTTGGGGTTGGTGATCCGGCCGTCCGCGTCGCGGGCCGCGAGGAGGCGGCGGACCCGGGGTGACTGGCGGATCTCCTCGCGCAGCCGCCGTGCGGCCTTGCCGTCCGTGGGCTCGCCAAGCACTCGCGTGCGGACCTTCCACCTGATGGAGGGCTCATCGGACCGCAGGAGGGCGTCGACGGTGCTCACGGTCGTCTATCGTCCTCCTCCGGACGCGCGTGCGAGAAGAGGACCGGGGCGACCGGGCGGGCCGCCGGCCTCTCGGTCGGTGGCGGCGGAGGTGGTGGGGGCGGCGCCGGGGGAGGCGCGGCGGGCTGATGTTCGCCGGTCAGGACCAGCAGCTGGTACGCCCGCTCCACCGGAATCCGCTCCGTGCTGATCGCGATCCGCAGCGGCACGGGAGCGGCGCCCGGAAACGCGTCGACGGGCAGGTCAAGCACCCGCGGCTGGACCCCCGCTCGGCCAGGTAGGCGGCCGCCGCCGGCGGCAGGTCCTGCCAGGCCCGCACGGTCTCGACGGTGAAGCCGTGCGTGATCCACTCCTCGGCCCGCTCGGCCACCCGGTCCGCCACGTGCCCAGGCACGACGTCGCGGCCGCCGAGATCGTCGCTGAGCAACGCGCGGGCCATCGGGGAGAGCTCCGTCACCGGCACCCACCGGTCACGTGCCCCACGGCGACGAGCCGGCAGGTCGCGGCGGTCGGGGTTGGGCATAACCCCATCCAAACATGATCGACACTCAGGACCTGCGAGTGGGTACCGCGTGGCGGGCGTTCGCCACATCCTGGGCGCGCGGGTCGGGCCCGGACGCCATTGTTTCACGTCAATCCAAGAGGGCCGCAGGGCGGGATTTCGGCACACCCCCGGGGGTGTGGATCTGGATGAGAGCTGCCGCGACGCCCGTCGTGGTCCGGACCGTTGCTCCCGCGGCCTCACCCTCCGCGGTCGGGCAGCTCACCCAAAAGAGCCTGTAGTGGTCCGGACCGTCGTTCAGGTCCGCGGCTCGGTGGGGGCGCGGAGGCTACAGCGCCGGGCGCGACGGAGGGTGTGGCTGGAGGCCGTGCGTGAGGCCGCGAGAGCAACGGTCCGGCGCGAGACTGTCCACTGCGGAGGGTGGGGTGCGATCGAGGGATGACGCAGGCGGGTGCGCCCGGCCCCACGCCGAGCGCACCCGCGCCTAAGGAGATGGCTAGTTACTGTCCGCGGCTCGCCGGGTCCACGCGGGCCCAGCGGAGAAGGTCGGTCATCCGGAAGTTTCCGGGGGTGACGGACGGCAGGGTGGGCCTCCATGTGGGTTGGGTGCGCACCCAACTGTTGGGGTCGAGCTGGAGCAGGCCGATGAACACCTCGGCCACGAGGCGGCCGCCGCACGGGCCCAGGGTCACGCCGTTGGTCATGCGCTCGGCTTCGGCCAGCACGTAGTACCAGAGCGGGGTGTGGTTTTCGAGGGCCACACCGTAGCCGGCAAGCTCCTGGAGCAGGAGCTGCGGGTAGCCCATGCGCTGGGCGATCAGCTGGCCCGCCGGCACGCCCCACGTCATCGTGCGCAGGAGGTTGCGGGTGGGCAGCGAGGTCGGCGGGTCGCCGCTCGCGATGGCGCCCAGCGGCAGGTTGAACAGCGGAGTGGAGATGCGGGTGTCGATGCGCTTGTTGGGCCGCACGTGCTGCGTCTGGTCGCCGCCGAAGTCGAAGAACGTCTGCCAGCCCACGAAGCGGCGCCGGGCCCGCCTCCCGCCACGCAGGTCGACGGGGTCGGCCTGACCCTCACCGGCCGGGTCGAAGATGAAGCCGAAGAACGGCGTGCCGTCCGCGTTGCCAGCGAGGTTGAGGCGGTACGACGGGCGGATCATGCTGTGGCCGAAGCGGTACGCGATCTGGAACTCCACCGGGATGAAGGCCGGCGAGGGGTCCGGCCGGTACCAGCGGCGGCCGCCGCTGAGCACGGTGTTGACCATGGACTGACCGCAGATGTTCGGCAGGAACTCCCTGAGGATGATCCAGTGGTAGTGCCAGGTGAGCAGGCGCCTGGCCTGCGCAAACTGCTGGTCCGCCGGCACGCCCTGGCTGCGCAGCTGGTCGACGATCCGGTTGTGGGCGAGGATGAACGCGCTCTGGAAGCCGGAGATCATCGTGTTCTCGTCGTTGCGGGGGTCACCGATGATCGCCGTGCCGTTCGACTGGCGCGGCACATCCTCGAAGAGGCCGCCGTTTTCGATGCGCAGCTTGACGCGGTCGGGCTCGTAGAGGGTGGGGCTCGCGACAGGACCGCCGCCGTACACAGTGTCCAGGTCGAAGGAGGGCGTGCGGCTGTTCGGCGACGACTCCGGCGTGGTCGGGATGCCCAGCGGCGACGTCGTGTCGAACGTCATGTCGTGGTCGAGGAACTGGCCGAAGAACGTCACACCCGCCGTCATGTGGATTGTCGTGCCGTCCTGGCTGTCGCGGTTGTTGGGGCTGAGCTCGGGGTTGGTGATCAAGCGGATCGGGCCCTCCTGCAGAGGGTCCTTGGCGTCCATGAGGCCGCCCATGCGCCCGATGTCCATGAGCGCCGCCCGCCGCCGGTCGTCAGCGGGGATGAAGGGACCGAGGTCGGGGAACATGCGCCCGAAGCGGTCGGGTGGGGTCGCCGCGTAGGCCGCGTGTGAGCCGGTAAACGGAGAGGGTGCCGCGCCAATCGCTACTGCACCGGCCGCCGCTCCGCCGACGCGCGTAATGAAACCTCGCCGGCTGACGGAGGGTGTGGAGTCGGACCGGGGTCTACGTCGCGAAGGCATGCGCTGCCGCCTTTCGGAGCATTTGTGGGGAACGAGCCGAATTGGCTAACTTGGATTCCTTCTAGAGTTTGGAACCGCTCCCACACACAGCGCAGGACCCCAAGGGGGTTTTAGCGATCAGTCCGCGAGGAGATCGACGACTGCCTCGACGTCGCTGAGGTCGTCGAGGACCACGTGCGCTCCGGCCGCCGCGAGCGCCTCTGCGGAGGTGCCGCCGGTGGCGACGGCCACGGCGGTGACGCCGTTGGCAAGCGCGGCGGTCACGTCGTACACCGTGTCGCCGACCACGATCACGTCGGACGGCGCGAACGCGTGACCGTACTTCGCTGCGGCCCGCTCGAGCGACCGCCGCACCAGCGTCGCCCGCACCACGTCGTCGGTGCCGTACCCGCCGATCTCGAAGTCCACGAACGCGGCGAGGTCGAACGCGGCAAGCTTGTCGACCGCCACCGGCCGGATGTTGCCGGTCACCAGCGTCTGCACGACCTGCGGTCGGGTGCCGAGCGCGGCCAGGACCTCGCGGGCGCCGGGCAGCACCCGCCCCTGGTGGGCGAGCAGCTCCCGGCGGGCGGCGAACTCGGCCGCGAACACGGTGAAGAACGCGTCCAGGTGCGGCTCGCAGTCGTCGATGCCGTGCATCGCAAACGTCTCGACCGCGATGTCCCAGTCGGTGCGGCCGGCCGGGTGCGCCATCTCCCGCCACACCACGCCGGTGACGGCGGTGAAGGCGGGGGCGTACGCCAGCCGGGCGACGCCACCGGCGGCCAGCAGAGTGTGATCGACATCCCACATGACGAGGCGGGTGGCACGAGACATGGCGTCAGTGTGCGCCACCGCAGCACGGCGTGGGGTTGGGAAACTCGAACGGCGCCAGCCGACCGCCCGGTGCCGGCGTGGCGACCAGCGTCAGCTCGCCCTCCATCCACTCTGGACGGACGAAGTCGCGGGTGACGATCTCCGTCGCGGGGTCGGCCACCGCCCCGCCGAGCACCTTCACGCGCGAGATCGCACTGCGCGCGAGCAGGTCGCCGACCGTGACCGTGCCGGTGAGCGCCTCGACGCCCGCGAAGAGGAACGCCCGGCCGCCGCGCCGCGCGGCGTGGTCGGCGGCCGCCCGGTCCGCGGACGCGCGCAGGTCGTCGGGCACGTCCGGCAGGTCGGCCCAGGCACCGTCCGGCAGCGCGAGGCTCACCACGACATGGGGGTACGGCGCGCGCGCCAGATGCGTGCACGCCTCGACACCGGCCGGGAGGCCGAGCGTGTGGAGCCAGTGCTCAGCCTCCCGGTTCGCCCCGTGACCGAGGCCTCCCCCTACGTATCGAACGTGTTCGACGTGACTCAACTCGGGAGCACCCAGATGGGGTTGCCGTAGAACCACAGGTCCAGCCACGGGTCGGCGTCACCGATCACGTCCATCGCCGGGCCCGACGGGTCGACAGCCGCACCGAGCAGGCCGGGCGCGCTGCGCTTGCCGTCGGTACCGCGCACCCGGACGTAGAACGGCTGGTCCACGCGGCCGAAGGAGTACGTGAACGAGGCTTTGCCGGTCGCCTTGTTCACCTCGAAGGACTTGACCACCTTCGTGTCCGGTGCGGTGAAGGTGTCGCGGTCGGACACCGCACCCGTCACCGAGCCGGCGATCACGTCGACGCGCGCCAGCACCGGTACGAACTGGGCCCAGTTGGGGCCGTTCGCGAGGTCGATGTCGATGGTCAGCTCGACCTTCGTGCCCCGCCGCACGCGCATGACGCCGCCCAGCGGGGTGCCCGAGCCCGGCCGCCGGTCGCCGGCCACCCGGGCCCGCACGTCCAAGCCGCTGATCAGGCCGCCGTGGTCGACCCACACGCGGCCGGAGCGGATGCCGTCCATGACCGCGCGGTACGCGAACGACGTCGAGCCCACGTGTGTGCGGCTGTACTGGCCGGGCCAGTAGTCGCCGGCCTCGGTGAGCAGCGGGCCGTACACCGGGTCGTTGTAGCGGCCGTTGAGCTCGAAGTTGCCGTCCGGCCCGCGCTGCGACGTGTCGAGGTAGTTGACGTGCGAGTCCGAGTTGGCGCTGATCCACCACGCCTTGCCCTCGGCGAGCAGGCTGTCCCAGAGGCCGCCGACCGTGGCGGTCATCCAGTCGAAGCCGCCCCAGGTGCGGTAGCTCTCCAGCGGGTAGCCGGGGAACGAGGCCGACGAAGGGCTGCCCTCGTAGAAGCCGCGGCCGCCCGCGTTGCCATTGGGCAGGCCGGCCGCCTGGTGGCCGGGCGCGCCCTCGAAGCCCACCGCCACGCTCGGGTCGGCGTCGCGCCACGCCCGGATCTCGTGCGGCGAGTCGACGCCCCGGCGGGCCGGGTGGTTGGCGAGGAAGAGGGCGCCCTCGACGCGGCGGCGCTTTACGGCCTCGCCGAGAAACTTGATGCCGGCCACCGCCAGCGCCTCGTTTTCCGGCGTGGGGCTGCTCGCGCCCTTGACCGAGCCGTCGTACGCGTTTTCGAACTCCTTGAGCACCGCCACCTCGTTCCGCCCGGGGTGGACGAAGACGGTGCCGTGCTCGGCGGCCGGGATGTTCCACTCCAGGCCCTGGAAAACGAGCAGGTTGTCGAGCTCTTCACGGGTCGCGACGATGTCCGGGTTGACCTTCTCGACGCCGATCTTGGCGTGCGTCACGCTG is part of the Phytohabitans houttuyneae genome and harbors:
- a CDS encoding isoprenyl transferase, which translates into the protein MAPTPHPSGARPPALPKESLPRHIAIVMDGNGRWAKERGLARTKGHEQGEYSLFDTIEGAIELGIPYLSAYAFSTENWRRSPEEIRFLMGFNRDVIRRRRDQLVDLGVRVVWSGRTGRLWKSVISELVTAEEMSRGNSTLTLQFCVNYGGQAEIADAAAAIARDVAAGKLSPDKVNEKLIARYLYHPEVPEVDLFLRPSGEQRTSNFLLWQSAYAEMVFLDTLWPDFDRRHLWYACELYAQRDRRFGGALPNPVAPT
- a CDS encoding peroxidase family protein codes for the protein MFPDLGPFIPADDRRRAALMDIGRMGGLMDAKDPLQEGPIRLITNPELSPNNRDSQDGTTIHMTAGVTFFGQFLDHDMTFDTTSPLGIPTTPESSPNSRTPSFDLDTVYGGGPVASPTLYEPDRVKLRIENGGLFEDVPRQSNGTAIIGDPRNDENTMISGFQSAFILAHNRIVDQLRSQGVPADQQFAQARRLLTWHYHWIILREFLPNICGQSMVNTVLSGGRRWYRPDPSPAFIPVEFQIAYRFGHSMIRPSYRLNLAGNADGTPFFGFIFDPAGEGQADPVDLRGGRRARRRFVGWQTFFDFGGDQTQHVRPNKRIDTRISTPLFNLPLGAIASGDPPTSLPTRNLLRTMTWGVPAGQLIAQRMGYPQLLLQELAGYGVALENHTPLWYYVLAEAERMTNGVTLGPCGGRLVAEVFIGLLQLDPNSWVRTQPTWRPTLPSVTPGNFRMTDLLRWARVDPASRGQ
- a CDS encoding HAD family hydrolase; its protein translation is MSRATRLVMWDVDHTLLAAGGVARLAYAPAFTAVTGVVWREMAHPAGRTDWDIAVETFAMHGIDDCEPHLDAFFTVFAAEFAARRELLAHQGRVLPGAREVLAALGTRPQVVQTLVTGNIRPVAVDKLAAFDLAAFVDFEIGGYGTDDVVRATLVRRSLERAAAKYGHAFAPSDVIVVGDTVYDVTAALANGVTAVAVATGGTSAEALAAAGAHVVLDDLSDVEAVVDLLAD
- a CDS encoding PHP domain-containing protein, translated to MGHGHHHHDLGGQPADVPEALDLSIPDSELSPADVSRRGFLRGAGLLGAGAAASVLATPGVAHAHGDDHDHGSSGDHDRKGGFLWLAGDHHIHTQYSSDAQYRVLDQARHARAYGLDWIVITDHGSVTHAKIGVEKVNPDIVATREELDNLLVFQGLEWNIPAAEHGTVFVHPGRNEVAVLKEFENAYDGSVKGASSPTPENEALAVAGIKFLGEAVKRRRVEGALFLANHPARRGVDSPHEIRAWRDADPSVAVGFEGAPGHQAAGLPNGNAGGRGFYEGSPSSASFPGYPLESYRTWGGFDWMTATVGGLWDSLLAEGKAWWISANSDSHVNYLDTSQRGPDGNFELNGRYNDPVYGPLLTEAGDYWPGQYSRTHVGSTSFAYRAVMDGIRSGRVWVDHGGLISGLDVRARVAGDRRPGSGTPLGGVMRVRRGTKVELTIDIDLANGPNWAQFVPVLARVDVIAGSVTGAVSDRDTFTAPDTKVVKSFEVNKATGKASFTYSFGRVDQPFYVRVRGTDGKRSAPGLLGAAVDPSGPAMDVIGDADPWLDLWFYGNPIWVLPS